One Misgurnus anguillicaudatus chromosome 20, ASM2758022v2, whole genome shotgun sequence DNA segment encodes these proteins:
- the clic1 gene encoding chloride intracellular channel protein 1: MSEEKLEVELFVKAGSDGQSIGNCPFSQRLFMVLWLKGVTFNVTTVDMKRKPDILKDLAPGAQPPFLLYGTEVKTDTNKIEEFLEETLSPPKYPRLAARNPESNTAGLDVFSKFSAYIKNSNPQMNDNLEKGLLKALKKLDDYLSSPLPDEIDENSADDVTSSTRPFLDGQELTLADCNLLPKLHIVKVVCQKFRGFSIPRSLTALWRYLDAAYAREEFSSTCPTDEEIHIAYSSVVKALK; the protein is encoded by the exons ATGAGTGAAGAGAAACTTGAGGTCGAGCTCTTTGTTAAG GCAGGAAGTGATGGTCAGAGTATTGGGAACTGTCCGTTCTCTCAGCGCCTCTTCATGGTCCTGTGGCTTAAAGGAGTCACGTTTAATGTCACCACCGTTGATATGAAGAG GAAGCCAGATATTCTGAAAGATTTGGCTCCAGGCGCTCAGCCTCCGTTCCTGCTGTACGGCACTGAGGTGAAGACGGACACCAACAAGATTGAAGAGTTCCTGGAGGAAACCCTCAGCCCTCCAAAATAT CCACGGCTGGCAGCACGTAACCCTGAATCCAACACTGCAGGTCTGGATGTCTTCTCAAAGTTCTCGGCCTACATCAAGAACTCAAACCCTCAAATGAATGACA ATTTGGAGAAGGGTTTGCTGAAGGCTCTGAAGAAGTTGGATGATTACCTGAGCTCTCCTCTCCCGGATGAGATCGATGAGAACAGCGCTGATGATGTCACTTCCTCCACTCGCCCCTTCCTGGACGGTCAGGAGCTCACGCTGGCCGACTGCAACCTGCTGCCCAAACTACACATCGTCAAA GTGGTGTGTCAGAAGTTCAGGGGTTTCTCCATCCCTCGCTCTCTGACGGCTCTGTGGCGATATCTGGATGCAGCGTATGCACGAGAAGAGTTCTCCTCCACCTGCCCCACTGATGAGGAGATACACATAGCTTACTCATCTGTTGTGAAGGCTCTTAAGTAG